From one Triticum urartu cultivar G1812 chromosome 3, Tu2.1, whole genome shotgun sequence genomic stretch:
- the LOC125548476 gene encoding Werner Syndrome-like exonuclease, with product MATDTFVTDVTFGPDVIVTTVTNSGATVEGWLQEIRSVLGDLVVGIDVEWRPSYGPSQNPVALLQLCVGRRCLIFQLLHADFVPQALSGFLADPNLRFVGVGVQEDVERLSDDHSLEVANAVDLRGLAAEGMQMPELRQAGLQAVARTVMGANLQKPQRVRMGPWDAYCLSYDQIKYACIDAFVSFEVGRKLLTGDL from the coding sequence ATGGCCACCGACACCTTCGTCACCGACGTGACCTTCGGGCCGGACGTGATCGTCACCACCGTGACCAACTCCGGCGCGACCGTGGAGGGCTGGCTCCAGGAGATCCGCTCCGTCCTCGGCGACCTCGTCGTCGGGATCGATGTCGAGTGGCGCCCCAGCTACGGCCCCTCCCAGAACCCCGTCGCGCTCCTGCAGCTCTGCGTCGGCCGCCGCTGCCTCATCTTCCAGCTCCTCCACGCCGACTTCGTCCCCCAGGCTCTGTCGGGCTTCCTCGCCGACCCCAACCTCCGCTTTGTCGGCGTCGGCGTGCAGGAGGACGTCGAGCGGCTCAGCGACGACCACAGCCTCGAGGTGGCCAACGCGGTCGACCTGCGTGGCCTCGCGGCGGAGGGGATGCAAATGCCGGAGCTCCGCCAGGCCGGACTGCAGGCCGTGGCGCGCACCGTCATGGGAGCCAACCTTCAGAAGCCACAGAGGGTGAGGATGGGCCCGTGGGACGCCTACTGCCTCTCCTACGACCAGATCAAGTACGCCTGCATCGACGCTTTCGTCTCCTTCGAGGTTGGCCGGAAGCTGCTCACAGGCGACCTCTGA